A portion of the Nomia melanderi isolate GNS246 chromosome 2, iyNomMela1, whole genome shotgun sequence genome contains these proteins:
- the Patronin gene encoding calmodulin-regulated spectrin-associated protein patronin isoform X7, with protein MWSAISRLFVKGKTVEPAPRTEDRTCDGVPGTVVHDFDAMDRNAGDDRRKGPAGEPQHAGPESEHFSDAYDSRQAKQRASVKWLLSKAYNNRVPENLREPYYVDHEDQEHLKPQIVHALSNAELYCLALANIYSDPNYHNQNHCGILQALARKGVYLTEPNNTQLTETILIQNSPLKMSAHMAVIEGLMVLYAKEVVTGDRLVSAIRRFDPQAEVEVPADHEKGLLLWISHASHALIAKIQTEEGAGDKTRLPELPAAKDFQSLCDGVGLAAVVAFYCPGELNWMDIRVSKRPSVADALHNLSLVHAFCNRCLPYSIFHMQPEDVTYMRGSMKQNLVVFLADMYNVLEIHPAKCVRYPGEERAMQFLDVAKAASSSSVKKSQSLQQTAENYSHDDRRTGSEESFVVHRGKGIPTLSSVADEKSVARADAAGRPSNWEEQRRSSYAGRRSRRNSVSDDSQLTIENFGGSQDNLHNFGRNPDKEVGVHIGKRSTTEPTLPARSSVQDVYGSGVQHILADNGYGNDEPPRLRRQTSNSSLDNVALKQILHSSDNDNSEGDTSKLASFANLNRQSSEKGINLTYTESEDATTKSNLTIKKHGQTNGNGNGEKKTTFATLPNTTTWQQQSNQQSQQAEQHSVDENGGNTIMASQLNNIRLKLEEKRRHIENEKRRMEVVMSKQRQKVGKAAFLQAVTKGKVKSPSSSTSGGDSPAEIGPPTPVTSGSSGETPTSVSETTPVPQQPFQEKPQRPFSLKEISEDVRDVEHKWLEHDGNAPFIETRRTPDIENMDLEQYHQSISQLNNSLSEIQGDIQRLANQQNQIQQQHLMSQHQQQMQQQLQQLQSLSQHHMQSFGMSAMNTLSSKLQEPQQSQFYLHDQPQLQRRMWGQPPPTQSLANEIAAVGYQQSMDPRYGSQSTGYQQDMRLYQDTRNWGTHSHQQKGFVLHDTPPEPRYLNGGDHSLCNNQMSHPGSTYPTSSSIFNQTPPSSASPQHRNAVHRISQLMSESPEPKRPTVHHIPIKCESPTEKRQVTALHAPVPAPPVDDMKPQNISFIGNDDELSQGIRGLHITSGSRTYRIPSPTRPSISRNSFQPHPSLREATPSPSGTPEVTPLDPTDAGEKGFYICFDNDAPKKPKPTLRVKRTSPKKERTASSYVENEDFTVRPESPATISDRQKLLETQRELDREKQRHIDERDFQRHEIRDKELQREVEREKQRERRETSAENRQSGVGLVIGNQLANPDPNSLDEMERKKERIMLLSLQRRQQQEEMKERKEAEAQARREQEKLKAEERARKKEEERQRRAAILEQHKVKKAIEEAEREGKVIDKELLNAIKPTKLRNKTATTRPRPKTIHVDAGAELDSGALTPSRGKKGSSSNLSTASLTSPTMRRDYYRGSQDSLTAAHFDERRSGPFYRGGSLRVSSVDSPDDGRGSSPCRSMNQLGRRGSYKTSRDVQEPQQQVRGRPKYPSYQNFKGRKSNSLMNLCGSSSDQDGMMCRYTDTDSGLGRATPPRRAPSPGMGSMRHLPSPSGPGSLPPGLMTKRRVFDDGSSDISSTPSSMMDYNGPRLYKQPTTKSNRGIMLNAVEYCVFPGTVNKEAKKRVLDEIARSESKHFLILFRDAGCQFRALYSYCPDREEVSKLYGTGPKQVMDKMFDKFFKYNSGGKCFSQVHTKHLTVTIDAFTIHNSLWQGKKVNLPNKKDMPLVI; from the exons GATCAAGAACACCTGAAGCCGCAGATTGTCCACGCACTTTCCAATGCAGAACTGTACTGCCTGGCGCTGGCAAACATCTACTCGGATCCAAATTACCACAATCAGAACCACTGCGGTATTCTGCAAGCCCTTGCCAGAAAAGGTGTTTACCTCACGGAACCAAATAACACTCAACTCACCGAAACAATCCTCATTCAAAATTCACCACTCAAAATG TCCGCGCATATGGCTGTGATAGAGGGCCTGATGGTCTTGTACGCGAAAGAGGTCGTGACCGGGGATCGATTGGTCTCGGCGATACGCCGGTTCGATCCCCAGGCGGAGGTGGAGGTCCCGGCCGACCACGAGAAAGGGCTTCTTCTTTGGATAAGCCACGCATCGCACGCGTTGATCGCGAAAATCCAAACGGAGGAGGGCGCCGGCGACAAAACGCGACTGCCAGAGCTACCAGCTGCTAAGGACTTCCAATCGTTATGTGACGGGGTTGGCCTGGCCGCAGTGGTGGCGTTTTATTGCCCCGGCGAGCTGAACTGGATGGACATCAGGGTGTCGAAGAGACCCTCGGTGGCGGACGCGCTGCACAATCTGTCATTGGTTCACGCGTTTTGTAACAGATGTTTACCGTATTCCATTTTTCACATGCAACCGGAGGACGTAACGTACATGAGGGG gTCTATGAAGCAAAATTTAGTCGTTTTTCTGGCGGACATGTATAACGTGTTGGAGATCCACCCTGCAAAGTGCGTACGTTACCCCGGCGAGGAGAGGGCGATGCAGTTCTTAGATG TTGCGAAAGCAGCATCGTCCTCCTCTGTCAAGAAGTCGCAATCATTGCAACAGACTGCCGAAAATTACTCTCACGATGACAG ACGGACGGGGAGCGAGGAGAGTTTCGTGGTTCATCGTGGTAAAGGCATTCCTACGTTAAGCTCCGTAGCAGATGAGAAGTCGGTAGCTAGAGCAGATGCCGCTGGTCGGCCGAGCAATTGGGAAGAACAGAGGAGAAGTTCTTATGCTGGCCGACGATCTAGGCGTAACAGCGTTTCGGATGACTCTCAGCTGACTATAGAAAACTTCGGTGGTTCTCAG GATAATTTACACAACTTCGGTAGAAATCCAGATAAAGAGGTTGGAGTTCATATTGGCAAACGGAGTACGACCGAGCCGACATTGCCTGCAAGATCGAGCGTTCAGGACGTGTATGGTAGTGGTGTGCAGCACATACTCGCGGACAACGGCTATGGAAATGATGAGCCTCCGAGATTGAGAAGGCAGACCTCGAACTCGAGCTTGGACAACGTGGCGCTGAAGCAAATTCTACATTCCAGTGATAACGATAATTCGGAGGGGGACACGTCGAAATTAGCTAGCTTCGCGAACTTGAACAGGCAAAGCTCAGAGAAAGGGATCAATTTAACTTACACCGAATCAGAGGATGCCACGACGAAATCGAATCTTACGATCAAGAAACACGGCCAGACAAACGGCAATGGTAACGGCGAGAAAAAAACAACGTTTGCCACGTTACCGAATACGACTACATGGCAGCAACAAAGCAACCAGCAGTCCCAACAGGCGGAACAACATTCTGTTG ATGAAAACGGTGGTAACACGATTATGGCCTCACAACTGAATAATATTAGattgaaactcgaagagaaacgTCGGCACATAGAGAACGAGAAGAGGAGAATGGAGGTTGTTATGTCGAAACAACGTCAGAAAGTGGGGAAAGCTGCGTTTTTGCAAGCTGTTACGAAG GGTAAGGTTAAGTCTCCCTCTTCATCAACGTCTGGGGGGGACAGTCCGGCCGAAATCGGTCCCCCCACTCCTGTAACCTCCGGATCTTCGGGGGAGACCCCGACAAGTGTTTCCGAGACGACCCCTGTACCCCAACAACCCTTTCAAGAAAAACCACAGAGACCCTTCTCGCTCAAG GAGATTAGTGAGGATGTGCGGGATGTAGAACATAAATGGTTGGAGCATGATGGTAATGCACCATTTATTGAAACAAGACGTACTCCAGACATTGAAAATATGGATCTTGAGCAGTATCATCAGTCTATATCACA ATTGAATAATAGTCTTAGTGAAATACAAGGAGACATACAGCGTTTAGCCAATCAGCAGAATCAGATACAACAGCAACATTTAATGTCACAGCATCAACAACAGATGCAGCAACAATTACAACAATTGCAAAGTCTGAGTCAGCATCATATGCaa AGTTTTGGAATGTCAGCCATGAACACTTTAAGCTCCAAATTACAAGAGCCTCAACAGtcacaattttatttacatgaTCAACCACAGTTGCAAAGACGAATGTGGGGTCAACCACCTCCTACTCAAAGTTTAGCAAATGAAATAGCTGCCGTAGGTTATCAACAGTCAATGGATCCACGATATGGGTCTCAATCAACAG gTTATCAGCAAGATATGCGTTTATATCAAGATACGCGAAATTGGGGAACACATTCTCACCAACAAAAAGGATTTGTTTTACATGATACTCCTCCAGAACCGAGGTATCTTAATGGTGGGGATCATAGTCTTTGTAATAATCAAATGAGTCATCCTGGTTCTACATATCCAACGTCTTCATCTATCTTTAATCAAACACCACCGTCTTCTGCTAGTCCTCAACATCGAAATGCT gTTCATCGAATAAGCCAGTTAATGAGTGAAAGTCCAGAACCAAAAAGGCCGACTGTACATCATATACCAATTAAGTGTGAAAGCCCTACAGAGAAGAGACAGGTTACTGCATTGCATGCACCTGTTCCAGCTCCACCAGTTGATGACATGAAACCACAAAATATATCGTTTATTG GAAATGATGATGAACTTTCACAAGGCATAAGAGGTTTGCACATCACGTCTGGCAGCCGTACATATAGAATTCCATCACCAACTAGACCTTCAATATCACGTAATTCATTTCAACCTCATCCATCATTAAGAGAGGCCACACCATCTCCATCAGGTACTCCAGAGGTCACGCCTCTCGATCCAACGGATGCTGGTGAAAAAGGTTTTTACATATGTTTCGATAATGACGCACCGAAGAAACCAAAACCAACTCTTAGAGTAAAGAGAACGTCTCCCAAGAAG gaACGAACAGCATCATCATATGTTGAAAACGAAGATTTTACCGTACGACCCGAATCTCCGGCTACCATTTCAGATAGACAAAAACTATTAGAGACTCAACGAGAGTTAGATCGAGAAAAACAGCGTCACATAGACGAAAGGGACTTCCAACGACATGAAATTAGAGATAAAGAGCTGCAAAGAGAAGTGGAAAGAGAAAAGCAAAGGGAAAGACGCGAGACCAGCGCAGAAAATCGACAATCAGGCGTTGGTTTAGTAATTGGAAATCAACTTGCGAATCCGGATCCA aattctCTGGATGAAATGGAACGTAAGAAAGAACGTATAATGCTTCTATCGCTGCAAAGAAGACAGCAGcaagaagaaatgaaagaaaggaaggaagctGAGGCACAAGCGCGTAGAgaacaagaaaaattaaaagcaGAAGAAAGAGCTcgtaaaaaggaagaagaaagacaGCGAAGAGCAGCTATTTTAGAACAACATAAAGTAAAGAAGGCAATAGAAGAGGCAGAAAGAGAA GGCAAAGTTATCGATAAGGAGCTTCTCAATgcaataaaaccaacaaaactacgTAATAAGACTGCTACAACTCGACCAAGACCTAAGACTATTCATGTGGATGCTGGTGCGGAATTGGATTCTGGAGCTCTTACGCCTAGTCGTGGCAAAAAGGGTTCTTCTTCGAATCTCAGTACAG CGTCGCTGACCTCCCCGACGATGAGACGAGACTACTACCGAGGCTCGCAGGACAGTCTCACTGCTGCTCATTTCGATGAACGACGTTCCGGCCCTTTTTATCGGGGCGGCAGTCTCAGGG TATCTTCCGTAGATTCACCCGACGACGGTAGAGGTTCCTCGCCTTGTCGAAGTATGAATCAGCTTGGCCGACGTGGTTCCTACAAGACGTCCAGAG ATGTGCAGGAGCCTCAGCAACAGGTTAGAGGCAGGCCTAAATACCCGAGTTACCAAAACTTTAAGGGGAGAAAATCTAATTCCTTGATGAATTTGTGTG GTTCGAGTAGTGATCAAGACGGTATGATGTGTCGATACACAGATACGGACAGCGGACTGGGCAGGGCAACACCACCGAGGAGGGCACCGAGTCCTGGCATGGGCAGCATGAGGCATCTTCCTTCACCATCAGGGCCTGGCTCTTTACCACCTGGTTTGATGACTAAAAGAAGGGTTTTCGATGACGGTAGCAGTGACATCAGTAGCACGCCAAGTTCGATGATGGACTATAATG GTCCAAGATTGTATAAACAGCCTACGACTAAGTCGAATCGTGGTATTATGTTAAATGCCGTGGAATACTGCGTATTTCCTGGTACGGTGAACAAGGAAGCAAAAAAAAGAGTTTTAGACGAAATTGCGAGATCGGAGAGCAagcattttcttattttatttcgagATGCTGGTTGCCAATTCCGGGCTCTCTACTCATACTGCCCTGACAGAGAAGAAGTATCGAAGTTGTACGGTACTGGACCGAAACAAGTTATGGATAAAATGTTCGACAAGTTTTTCAA atacaATTCGGGTGGAAAATGTTTTTCCCAAGTTCATACGAAGCATCTGACTGTAACCATAGATGCCTTTACAATACACAATAGTCTTTGGCAAGGGAAGAAAGTGAATTTGCCGAACAAGAAAGACATGCCTCtcgtcatatag
- the Patronin gene encoding calmodulin-regulated spectrin-associated protein patronin isoform X15 → MWSAISRLFVKGKTVEPAPRTEDRTCDGVPGTVVHDFDAMDRNAGDDRRKGPAGEPQHAGPESEHFSDAYDSRQAKQRASVKWLLSKAYNNRVPENLREPYYVDHEDQEHLKPQIVHALSNAELYCLALANIYSDPNYHNQNHCGILQALARKGVYLTEPNNTQLTETILIQNSPLKMSAHMAVIEGLMVLYAKEVVTGDRLVSAIRRFDPQAEVEVPADHEKGLLLWISHASHALIAKIQTEEGAGDKTRLPELPAAKDFQSLCDGVGLAAVVAFYCPGELNWMDIRVSKRPSVADALHNLSLVHAFCNRCLPYSIFHMQPEDVTYMRGSMKQNLVVFLADMYNVLEIHPAKCVRYPGEERAMQFLDACPRNSHGVAHKRSLPQSIAPIPDLRSNLSVSAPGFTVAKAASSSSVKKSQSLQQTAENYSHDDRRTGSEESFVVHRGKGIPTLSSVADEKSVARADAAGRPSNWEEQRRSSYAGRRSRRNSVSDDSQLTIENFGGSQDNLHNFGRNPDKEVGVHIGKRSTTEPTLPARSSVQDVYGSGVQHILADNGYGNDEPPRLRRQTSNSSLDNVALKQILHSSDNDNSEGDTSKLASFANLNRQSSEKGINLTYTESEDATTKSNLTIKKHGQTNGNGNGEKKTTFATLPNTTTWQQQSNQQSQQAEQHSVDENGGNTIMASQLNNIRLKLEEKRRHIENEKRRMEVVMSKQRQKVGKAAFLQAVTKEISEDVRDVEHKWLEHDGNAPFIETRRTPDIENMDLEQYHQSISQLNNSLSEIQGDIQRLANQQNQIQQQHLMSQHQQQMQQQLQQLQSLSQHHMQSFGMSAMNTLSSKLQEPQQSQFYLHDQPQLQRRMWGQPPPTQSLANEIAAVGYQQSMDPRYGSQSTGYQQDMRLYQDTRNWGTHSHQQKGFVLHDTPPEPRYLNGGDHSLCNNQMSHPGSTYPTSSSIFNQTPPSSASPQHRNAVHRISQLMSESPEPKRPTVHHIPIKCESPTEKRQVTALHAPVPAPPVDDMKPQNISFIGNDDELSQGIRGLHITSGSRTYRIPSPTRPSISRNSFQPHPSLREATPSPSGTPEVTPLDPTDAGEKGFYICFDNDAPKKPKPTLRVKRTSPKKERTASSYVENEDFTVRPESPATISDRQKLLETQRELDREKQRHIDERDFQRHEIRDKELQREVEREKQRERRETSAENRQSGVGLVIGNQLANPDPNSLDEMERKKERIMLLSLQRRQQQEEMKERKEAEAQARREQEKLKAEERARKKEEERQRRAAILEQHKVKKAIEEAEREGKVIDKELLNAIKPTKLRNKTATTRPRPKTIHVDAGAELDSGALTPSRGKKGSSSNLSTASLTSPTMRRDYYRGSQDSLTAAHFDERRSGPFYRGGSLRVSSVDSPDDGRGSSPCRSMNQLGRRGSYKTSRDVQEPQQQVRGRPKYPSYQNFKGRKSNSLMNLCGSSSDQDGMMCRYTDTDSGLGRATPPRRAPSPGMGSMRHLPSPSGPGSLPPGLMTKRRVFDDGSSDISSTPSSMMDYNGPRLYKQPTTKSNRGIMLNAVEYCVFPGTVNKEAKKRVLDEIARSESKHFLILFRDAGCQFRALYSYCPDREEVSKLYGTGPKQVMDKMFDKFFKYNSGGKCFSQVHTKHLTVTIDAFTIHNSLWQGKKVNLPNKKDMPLVI, encoded by the exons GATCAAGAACACCTGAAGCCGCAGATTGTCCACGCACTTTCCAATGCAGAACTGTACTGCCTGGCGCTGGCAAACATCTACTCGGATCCAAATTACCACAATCAGAACCACTGCGGTATTCTGCAAGCCCTTGCCAGAAAAGGTGTTTACCTCACGGAACCAAATAACACTCAACTCACCGAAACAATCCTCATTCAAAATTCACCACTCAAAATG TCCGCGCATATGGCTGTGATAGAGGGCCTGATGGTCTTGTACGCGAAAGAGGTCGTGACCGGGGATCGATTGGTCTCGGCGATACGCCGGTTCGATCCCCAGGCGGAGGTGGAGGTCCCGGCCGACCACGAGAAAGGGCTTCTTCTTTGGATAAGCCACGCATCGCACGCGTTGATCGCGAAAATCCAAACGGAGGAGGGCGCCGGCGACAAAACGCGACTGCCAGAGCTACCAGCTGCTAAGGACTTCCAATCGTTATGTGACGGGGTTGGCCTGGCCGCAGTGGTGGCGTTTTATTGCCCCGGCGAGCTGAACTGGATGGACATCAGGGTGTCGAAGAGACCCTCGGTGGCGGACGCGCTGCACAATCTGTCATTGGTTCACGCGTTTTGTAACAGATGTTTACCGTATTCCATTTTTCACATGCAACCGGAGGACGTAACGTACATGAGGGG gTCTATGAAGCAAAATTTAGTCGTTTTTCTGGCGGACATGTATAACGTGTTGGAGATCCACCCTGCAAAGTGCGTACGTTACCCCGGCGAGGAGAGGGCGATGCAGTTCTTAGATG CCTGCCCGCGCAATAGTCATGGTGTAGCTCATAAAAGAAGTCTGCCACAGTCTATAGCTCCGATACCTGATCTGAGAAGCAACCTCTCCGTATCCGCGCCAGGCTTCACAG TTGCGAAAGCAGCATCGTCCTCCTCTGTCAAGAAGTCGCAATCATTGCAACAGACTGCCGAAAATTACTCTCACGATGACAG ACGGACGGGGAGCGAGGAGAGTTTCGTGGTTCATCGTGGTAAAGGCATTCCTACGTTAAGCTCCGTAGCAGATGAGAAGTCGGTAGCTAGAGCAGATGCCGCTGGTCGGCCGAGCAATTGGGAAGAACAGAGGAGAAGTTCTTATGCTGGCCGACGATCTAGGCGTAACAGCGTTTCGGATGACTCTCAGCTGACTATAGAAAACTTCGGTGGTTCTCAG GATAATTTACACAACTTCGGTAGAAATCCAGATAAAGAGGTTGGAGTTCATATTGGCAAACGGAGTACGACCGAGCCGACATTGCCTGCAAGATCGAGCGTTCAGGACGTGTATGGTAGTGGTGTGCAGCACATACTCGCGGACAACGGCTATGGAAATGATGAGCCTCCGAGATTGAGAAGGCAGACCTCGAACTCGAGCTTGGACAACGTGGCGCTGAAGCAAATTCTACATTCCAGTGATAACGATAATTCGGAGGGGGACACGTCGAAATTAGCTAGCTTCGCGAACTTGAACAGGCAAAGCTCAGAGAAAGGGATCAATTTAACTTACACCGAATCAGAGGATGCCACGACGAAATCGAATCTTACGATCAAGAAACACGGCCAGACAAACGGCAATGGTAACGGCGAGAAAAAAACAACGTTTGCCACGTTACCGAATACGACTACATGGCAGCAACAAAGCAACCAGCAGTCCCAACAGGCGGAACAACATTCTGTTG ATGAAAACGGTGGTAACACGATTATGGCCTCACAACTGAATAATATTAGattgaaactcgaagagaaacgTCGGCACATAGAGAACGAGAAGAGGAGAATGGAGGTTGTTATGTCGAAACAACGTCAGAAAGTGGGGAAAGCTGCGTTTTTGCAAGCTGTTACGAAG GAGATTAGTGAGGATGTGCGGGATGTAGAACATAAATGGTTGGAGCATGATGGTAATGCACCATTTATTGAAACAAGACGTACTCCAGACATTGAAAATATGGATCTTGAGCAGTATCATCAGTCTATATCACA ATTGAATAATAGTCTTAGTGAAATACAAGGAGACATACAGCGTTTAGCCAATCAGCAGAATCAGATACAACAGCAACATTTAATGTCACAGCATCAACAACAGATGCAGCAACAATTACAACAATTGCAAAGTCTGAGTCAGCATCATATGCaa AGTTTTGGAATGTCAGCCATGAACACTTTAAGCTCCAAATTACAAGAGCCTCAACAGtcacaattttatttacatgaTCAACCACAGTTGCAAAGACGAATGTGGGGTCAACCACCTCCTACTCAAAGTTTAGCAAATGAAATAGCTGCCGTAGGTTATCAACAGTCAATGGATCCACGATATGGGTCTCAATCAACAG gTTATCAGCAAGATATGCGTTTATATCAAGATACGCGAAATTGGGGAACACATTCTCACCAACAAAAAGGATTTGTTTTACATGATACTCCTCCAGAACCGAGGTATCTTAATGGTGGGGATCATAGTCTTTGTAATAATCAAATGAGTCATCCTGGTTCTACATATCCAACGTCTTCATCTATCTTTAATCAAACACCACCGTCTTCTGCTAGTCCTCAACATCGAAATGCT gTTCATCGAATAAGCCAGTTAATGAGTGAAAGTCCAGAACCAAAAAGGCCGACTGTACATCATATACCAATTAAGTGTGAAAGCCCTACAGAGAAGAGACAGGTTACTGCATTGCATGCACCTGTTCCAGCTCCACCAGTTGATGACATGAAACCACAAAATATATCGTTTATTG GAAATGATGATGAACTTTCACAAGGCATAAGAGGTTTGCACATCACGTCTGGCAGCCGTACATATAGAATTCCATCACCAACTAGACCTTCAATATCACGTAATTCATTTCAACCTCATCCATCATTAAGAGAGGCCACACCATCTCCATCAGGTACTCCAGAGGTCACGCCTCTCGATCCAACGGATGCTGGTGAAAAAGGTTTTTACATATGTTTCGATAATGACGCACCGAAGAAACCAAAACCAACTCTTAGAGTAAAGAGAACGTCTCCCAAGAAG gaACGAACAGCATCATCATATGTTGAAAACGAAGATTTTACCGTACGACCCGAATCTCCGGCTACCATTTCAGATAGACAAAAACTATTAGAGACTCAACGAGAGTTAGATCGAGAAAAACAGCGTCACATAGACGAAAGGGACTTCCAACGACATGAAATTAGAGATAAAGAGCTGCAAAGAGAAGTGGAAAGAGAAAAGCAAAGGGAAAGACGCGAGACCAGCGCAGAAAATCGACAATCAGGCGTTGGTTTAGTAATTGGAAATCAACTTGCGAATCCGGATCCA aattctCTGGATGAAATGGAACGTAAGAAAGAACGTATAATGCTTCTATCGCTGCAAAGAAGACAGCAGcaagaagaaatgaaagaaaggaaggaagctGAGGCACAAGCGCGTAGAgaacaagaaaaattaaaagcaGAAGAAAGAGCTcgtaaaaaggaagaagaaagacaGCGAAGAGCAGCTATTTTAGAACAACATAAAGTAAAGAAGGCAATAGAAGAGGCAGAAAGAGAA GGCAAAGTTATCGATAAGGAGCTTCTCAATgcaataaaaccaacaaaactacgTAATAAGACTGCTACAACTCGACCAAGACCTAAGACTATTCATGTGGATGCTGGTGCGGAATTGGATTCTGGAGCTCTTACGCCTAGTCGTGGCAAAAAGGGTTCTTCTTCGAATCTCAGTACAG CGTCGCTGACCTCCCCGACGATGAGACGAGACTACTACCGAGGCTCGCAGGACAGTCTCACTGCTGCTCATTTCGATGAACGACGTTCCGGCCCTTTTTATCGGGGCGGCAGTCTCAGGG TATCTTCCGTAGATTCACCCGACGACGGTAGAGGTTCCTCGCCTTGTCGAAGTATGAATCAGCTTGGCCGACGTGGTTCCTACAAGACGTCCAGAG ATGTGCAGGAGCCTCAGCAACAGGTTAGAGGCAGGCCTAAATACCCGAGTTACCAAAACTTTAAGGGGAGAAAATCTAATTCCTTGATGAATTTGTGTG GTTCGAGTAGTGATCAAGACGGTATGATGTGTCGATACACAGATACGGACAGCGGACTGGGCAGGGCAACACCACCGAGGAGGGCACCGAGTCCTGGCATGGGCAGCATGAGGCATCTTCCTTCACCATCAGGGCCTGGCTCTTTACCACCTGGTTTGATGACTAAAAGAAGGGTTTTCGATGACGGTAGCAGTGACATCAGTAGCACGCCAAGTTCGATGATGGACTATAATG GTCCAAGATTGTATAAACAGCCTACGACTAAGTCGAATCGTGGTATTATGTTAAATGCCGTGGAATACTGCGTATTTCCTGGTACGGTGAACAAGGAAGCAAAAAAAAGAGTTTTAGACGAAATTGCGAGATCGGAGAGCAagcattttcttattttatttcgagATGCTGGTTGCCAATTCCGGGCTCTCTACTCATACTGCCCTGACAGAGAAGAAGTATCGAAGTTGTACGGTACTGGACCGAAACAAGTTATGGATAAAATGTTCGACAAGTTTTTCAA atacaATTCGGGTGGAAAATGTTTTTCCCAAGTTCATACGAAGCATCTGACTGTAACCATAGATGCCTTTACAATACACAATAGTCTTTGGCAAGGGAAGAAAGTGAATTTGCCGAACAAGAAAGACATGCCTCtcgtcatatag